CAAAGCTCAAGATCGGTCTGATCGGCTGCGGCGGCCGCGGTACCGGTGCCGCCCAGCAGGCATTGTCTGCCGACCCGAACGTGGTCCTTTGGGCGCTCGGCGATGCATTCCCCGAGGCGGTCAAGAGCAGCTTGAACGGGCTCAAGAGCTTCGGTGCCAAGCTCGATGTGCCGGCCGAGCGCCAGTTCAGCGGGCTGGATGCCTACCAAAAGGTCATTGAAAGCGGCGTGGACGTCGTCCTGCTCGGAGCGCCTCCGGGATTCCGCCCGCAGCACTTGCGTGCGGCGATCGAGGCCGGTAAGCACGTCTTCGCCGAGAAGCCGATGGCCGTGGACGTGGCCGGCGTGAAGTCGGTCATGGAGTCCGCCAAGCTCGCCAAGCAGAAGGGCGTCTCGATCCAGCACGGCTACTGCTGGCGCTTCGCCCCGGGCGTCCGCGAACTTTACGGCAAGGTCAACTCCGGCGAGCTCGGCAAGGTTTACTCGGTCTATGGCACCTACATGGGCAGCCCGCCGAAGCCGCTGCAGCCCGGCATGACCAAACCCGCCGAGATGGCCGATGTGGAATGGCAGCTCCGCTGGTGGACGAATTTCGAATGGACCAGCGGCGGCCCTCTGCTCGAGCAGGCGGTGCACACCGTGGACAAGATCGCCTGGGCGATGAATGACGTCGCGCCGATCGCCGCCGTCGCCAATGGCGGCCGTGCCTACCGCACCGACGCCGGCAACGTTTACGACCACTACAACATCGCCTTCGAATACCCCGGCGGCGTGATTTGCCACCTCGGCGAGCGCCAGTACCTCGGCTGCCACACCGAGACCGTGGACCGCATCTATTGCGAAAAGGGCACCGCCGTCGCGCCGAACACACCGATGGTGCTCGGCCCGGATGGCAAGCGCAGCTGGATGTATCGCGCCCCGGCCGGCGCGGAGCAGAACATGTATCAGGTCTGCCACAACGAGTTCTTCGCCGCGATCCGCAAGGGCGAGATCATCAACACCGGTGAGTACATGGCGAATAGCACCATGCTCGGCCTGCTCGGCCGCGACGCCGCCCACACCGGCCAGCGCATCACCTGGGAGCAGATGTGGAATGCCTCCCAGGACTTCGCTCCCGACACGCTGAAGATGGGCGACAGCTTCCCGGTCGCGCCGGTGCCGGTGCCCGGAAAGTACAAGCTCGCCTGATTTCACCCCGTCTCCTTCGAGGCGCGTGCTGGACCCCGTCCGGTCCGCGCCTCATCTTTTTCCCGATTCCGATGAAACGCCTCGCCCTCCTTCTTCTCGCCTCGCAGGTCCACGCCAAGGAACCCGAAGTACCAAACCCGCAGTACTTGCCGGTCACCGAGCAGATCCACGCGCTCGTTGCCAAGAAGGGCGACTCCCCGGCCGCCGCCGCGGAGATGAAGGCCTACACGGAAAAGGTGCCGCTCGCGAATGACGGCACCTTCGACCTGGTGCCCGTGCCCGCCGGTGAGTTCACCATCGGCTCTCCTTCCGCGGAAGCCGGTCGCAAGGACAACGAAGGCCCGCAGGTGAAGCTCGCGATTGATCCCTTCTGGATCGGCAAGTGCGAGATGACCTGGGACATCTACCGTGCCTTCATGGAAAACGGCAAGGCGCGCAACAAGGATGGCACGCTCAACCGCGACTCTGACCTGATGACCCCGGAAGCGCCGGTGGCGAAGGATGGCGAAACCCTGGTGGACGTCGTCAGCCAGCCGACTCCACCTTACGTGCCGATGCACTTCAGCATGGGCGACGGCTACGGTGCGGGTTGGCCGGCCATCGCGATGACCCATCACGCCGCCAGCAAGTTCTGCGAGTGGCTCAGCGCCCAGACCGGTCACTACTACCGCCTGCCGACCGAGGCCGAGTGGGAATACGCCTGCCGCGCCGGCACCACCACCGCCTATTCCTTCGGCGACGATCCTTCCCAGCTCGGTGACTACGGCTGGTCCATGGCGAATGCCGACTACACCTACCAGAAGGTCGGCCTGAAGAAGCCGAACCCGTGGGGCATCCATGACATGCACGGCAATGTCTCCGAGTGGTGCCTGGATGCCTATCTCCCCGACGCCTACGCGAAGTGGGAAGCCGGCGCGACGAACCCGTGGCACCCGGCGGTCAACCGCTACCCGCACGTGACCCGTGGCGGTCACTACTTCGACGGGGGCCCGGAGACGCTGCGCTCCGCCGCCCGCGTGCCGTCCGATCCTTCGTGGAAGGCGATCGACCCGCAGAACCCGAAGTCGCTCTGGTACCTCACGAGCTGCCAGTACATCGGCCTCCGCGTCGTCCGCCCGATGAAGGTGCCGGACGTGAAGGAGATGCATCGCATGTGGAACACCGGCCCCGGGCCAACCGAGTGAACCGCGCCCGATGACCGCGGCGCAGCCGCCCTTGGACTGCTGCGATTGTTCGCAGCTTTTGAGTGAACGGTGAGGATCGCCGCTCACTTGGAGTGAAGCGATCATGTTGTATCGCTTCTGTCCGCCTGGGAAAACTTTGAGTGAAAGGAGAGGGACGCCTGTTAGATCGTTATCCTTCTCCACTCCGCGACCTCCGCGCCTCTTCGGCCGACTCCACCAACCCCGGAGATGAAAAGGATCACTCCCCTTGTTCGTTTCCTTCACGTGAGACACCTCGTCCTTCTTCTCGCGCTGCCGGCCCAAGCCGAGCAGCCCGAAGTACTAAATCCACAGTACTTTCCCGTCACCGGGCAGATCCACGCGCTCGTTGCCAAGAAGGGCGATTCCCCGGCCGTCGCCGCGGAGATGAAGGCATATACCGAGAAGGTTCCGCGCGCGAACGATGGCACCTTCGATCTGGTGCCCGTGCCTGGCGGCGAGTTCACCATCGGCTCCCCTTCCACGGAGGCCGGCCGCAAGGACAACGATGAAGGTGCCCGACGTGAAGGAGATGCACCGGCTATGGAACACCGGCCCGGGACGGCTGGAGTGAGCTGCGCGGGATAACCGCGGCGCAGCCGCCCTTGGACTGCTGCGATGATTCGCAGCTTTTGAGTGAAGGGAGAGGCTCGCCGCTCACTCGGAGTGAAGCGATCACGCAGGATCGCTTCCGTCCGCCTGGAGAAACCGCCGCACCCTGCATTCGGAAAGCTGCGAACAATCGCAGCAGTCCGAGGGCCTTCGGCTTTCATCGGTTATCTCCGCAAGGGCCTGCCTGGGGCGCGGTCCAGGCCATGCCGCCACCTCACCGGCCTTTGGGCTTCACCCGGATCTGCACGTGCTTGTCCTTCCGCGATAGCTCGAACAGGCCGATGGCCTCCAGCAGGTCGCTCAGCTTTCCGTAGCCGTAGTTCCGCGAGTCGAAGTCGGGCATCAGCTTGGAAAGATGGGTCCCCACGAGGCCGAGCGACGCCCACTCGCTTTCCTCGCCGGTGGCGGAGTCGATGGCCATGCGGATGCGCTTCACCAGCTTGTCGTCCTTGCGGAGATCGGCTCCCGCCTTTTTCCCCTTCCCCTCGCTACCGGTGCCTGCCGTGTCGGAGGCGACTTGGATGACTTCGGTGTAGATGAACTTGTCGCAGGCGGCGACGAATGGCTTGGGCGTCTTCTTCTCTCCGAAGCCGAGGACCATCAGCCCCTGTTCGCGAATCCGGGCGGCGAGACGGGTGAAATCGCTGTCGCTGGTGACCAGGCAGAAGCCCGAGAAGCGGCCGGTGTAGAGCAGGTCCATGGCGTCGATGATCATCGCGCTGTCGGTGGAGTTCTTGCCCGTGGTGTAGCTGAACTGCTGGATCGGCTGGATGGAATGTTCGAGCAGAGGTGCCTTCCAGCTCTTGAGTTGCTCGGAGGTCCAGTTGCCGTAGATCCGCTTGACGCTCGCGGTGCCATAGGTCGCGACCTCGGTGAGCACCGCGGCGATGACGGCGGCCGAGGCATTGTCCGCATCGATCAGCACGGCGAGGGGCTTGGCGACGGAGGTGCTTTCAGACATGCGATCATCCCAGCCGCGAACGGCCGCTGGGGCAAGGCACGAAAAAGGCACGGGGCGATTCACCCCGTGCCTTGTGTTAGAATCGTCGTTGCCGAAGAAACGCTTACTTCTTCTCGCCCGGCTTCACCTCGACGATGCCGAGGTCAAGGTATTGGCCGCCGGTGGTCTGGAGGCAATGCACGGCGATCAGGTTCTTGCCGGGCTTCAGCGCGGCCTTGCCTTCCGGCAGCAGCGGCACCAGCGAGAAATCGGTGACGAAGCCACCGGCCGCAGCGGCGCGCACGCCATTGATGTAAACCTCGATATCCTCGTCGTAATAGACGTTGAGTGCGATGTTGTCCGGCACGTTGCCCGGGATATTCACCTCGCGGCGGACCCAGATGTCGGAGCTGTTCCAGCGGGTGCGGACCTTGGCATTCGGCGGGCTGCCCGCGCCGAAGCCGGCGGCCCCCTTCTGCCACTTGGAATCATCGAAGCCCGTGCCGAACCACTCGCCTTCCGGGCGGGCGGTCGTGTAGCTCCACACCACGCCATCCTTCTCGGCACCGTTCGGCACGATGGTGGTCAGCACCGGCGCGATATACTCGGGCATCGGCGCCCAGCCCTTGGCCTTGGTCACGTCGCGCTTCGCATACTTCGCCCACAGGTCCTTGTGATAGAGGGCGGGCAGGTAAACGCCACCGACCACCGGGCGGGCGGTGAAGCCGACCTTCTTGCCGCTGACGGTCTCATACCAGTCGGTCATCGGCGAACGGTTCGGGCCTTCGTTGAGGAACTTGAAGGCCGGTGCGACCAGCGCTTCGAAGTCGGAGCGATCCTGCGTGAGCGAGGCGGTCCAGACGATCCAGTCGAGCTTGGTGTACTCCTTGCGGTTGTCGAGCGGCAGGCCGTAGACGTTCTGCTTCTTCTTGTAGAAGTCCATCTCGCTACGCAGCACTTCATCCGGGAACAGGCCCAGGCCGAGGATCTTGTCCCACACCAAGTTGTACTTCTGGCTCCAGGTGCCGGGGCGGTCGAAGGCGAGGCGGGTATGATCCCCGTCCTTCGCTTCTTTGATCCAGCGCTGGGCGAATTCCTTTGCAGTCTTCGAGTAGCTGGCGGCCTTCTCACTCTCACCGCGCATCTCGCACATCTTTGCAAAGGCACCGAGTGCGCAGATCGCCTTGGCGCTCAGGTTGACGTTGTGCGCCAGGTGACCGGCGAAGTCGTCGGTGCAGAGCTGGTTGGCGGGGTCGAAGCCTTCCTTCTTCAAGTATTCCGCCCATTGCTCGAGGCGCGGCCAGTAGAGGCTGGCATATTCGGCATTGCCTTCCATCTGCGAGACAGCGCCCATCAGGAGCAGGACGTTGCCGCTTTCCTCGACCGGCATCTGGTTTTCCTCGGTCTTCTCGCCGCCGCCATAGACCTGGCCATTGGCATGCGGGTAGGTGCCGAGGTCATGCGGCGCGAAGGGGAATTTCCAGCGGTCGCTCTTCGCATACTCCATGAAGGGCGCAAGGAACGACTTCGCCAGCGACGGGCCGAACAGCAGGAACTGCGGGGCCATCGGGTAGAACACGTCCGAGGTGGCGATGCAGCCGTTCGAGTGGTTCTCTTTCGAGAACTGCAGCGGCTGGCCGTTGTCATCGGCCACGAACTTGCCGGCGGCGAAGCACTGGCGGTAGGCGAGCGCGGAGAGCTTGGCGTACTTCACGCCGCCGAGCTTCTCCAGGTCTGCCATCACTTCGGCATCGAAGGTTTCGCAGCGGGCGCGCAGCTCGGAATACTCCTTCGCGGATGCGGCCAGCAGGTCCTTCGCTTCCCAACCGTCCTTGCGCCAGTAGGCCCGCAGGTTCTTGCGGTTGTATTGGATCGCGTAGATGTCGTCGTAAGCGATCATCGCCCACTTCGAGACCGGGTCGTTGCCAACCTGGAAGGGCTTGAGTTCGAGACCCGCGCCCACGCCATCGGCGCGGTCGGCTTCACCCGAGTCGCCCTTGCGGTAGCCGATGCCATTGCCGGCGAAGGCGATGCCCAGTTCGTTCGGCTTGCCGAAAGCGCGGCCAGCGGTGCTTTCCTCCGGCGCGGCTAGATAGAGGTAGCCCCAGTCGATGCGCTGGTCGTCTCCCGCCTTCTGGAGGACGGGCTGATCCTTCGAGCCCATGCGGACGACGGCCAGGCCATCACCGCTGGCGTCGTTCCAAGTCACGTCCTGGTCGGGCGTGTTGACGGTCAGTTCGCCGGACGCGCCGAAGAAGACGGACACCTCATGCGGCTTGCCATCGGTCGAAACAAACTCGTACGCGAGGTAGGTGACCGGCCGGGAAAGGAGCGAGATGTCATCCGGCAACGCGGGAGTCAGGAAGGTGAGCGAGACGGAGACGCCCGCGCCTTCGAAGGTGTAGATCGTGCGCGTCGGCAGCACGGTCAGGCTCTTCTGCTTCAGCGCCGGGGCGGCGGCCGGGGTGGCACCCATCACGCGATAGGCCTTGCCATCGATCTTCACCAGGCTGGTGAGCTGCTGCTGCTTGCCGGTCCAGTGGGTGGTCTCGACGCCATTGAGCGTGTCGCCGGGCGACCAGATGCTGAAGTACGGGTCGCACGCGACCAGCGGGGTCGAGGGCGGGACGAGGTCATTTTCGCCTGCGGGCTTCGGCCGGACTTGGCCGTGCGCCAGCGTCAGGCTGAGCGCGCCGGCAGCCAGCAGCGCGGCCTTCGGGTTGAGGATGGATTGGTGTTTCATAGAGATCCAAACGGGTTTGGGAGAAGACGGTCACCATGGACCGATTCAGGCGCATCGTCGCCGGAAAACCGGCGGGGTTTCAGAAGCGTCGCCCTCTACGTCGTGAAACACGTTCTTTCTGTCAAACGAATTGCGAGCCATCACCCGGCCGCAATCCCTCGTTAAGGACCCGCTCTCTTGCCAAAGAATCGGAAGATCTTGCCCACGCCGGACCGGATGCCGTGGGGCTTGGTTTCGATGCTTCCGATCCGGGAATCGTGGAGGAGGATGAAGTCCACCAAGCGGAAGACCTCGGCCGCGAGCGTGGGAGAGCCGATCACCTCGTCTCGCGCGAGGGCTCGCCCCACCATTTCGCGTTTATCGTGGGGCCTGCCCTTCGCATCGATGAGCGTGAAGCCACGTTGCTCGGCGTCGTTACGATAGGTCAGGGAAATGGCGAGGCGGAGGGCCGGGTCCGCGCCGTCGCCCCATGGGCCAAGGATCAGATCGAAATTGGCCAGGTGTTCCGACACTCCGAGAGTCCAATGCACCAGATAGGCGGCGCAGGTCGGCCCATTCTCCCCGCGATGAATGAAGCCGTTAACCGAGCGGCTGTAGTGGCCACAGTGAGCGCAAGGTTCCGGCTCGCTCTCACCATTTGGCTCCAGCGTCAGCCCCGGATCCGCATCCTCGCCAGTGGTGGGTAGTTCCCCGCTCATCATGGCGAGCCTAGGGAGAGGACGGCCGGTTTCCAGCCCTCTCATGGCGGTCCCTAGTGCCCCGGAGCCCGCTCGAAGAACAGCGTGAACTCCTGCCGGTTGTAGGTCAGGTGCGTCTTGGCGATCAGGGTCAGCCCCGAGGCCACCGCATACGCCTCCGCTGCCCGGATCAGCGCGAGCATGTCCTCCGGCGTGTCCGCCCCGGCGGCCTTCAGGGTGAAAACGATCAGCCCACCGGCTTTCAGCCCGGCGGAAAGCCGCACCACCTGCCGCAGCGACACGCGCGGGTCGCCATTCATGTCACAAAGCAGGGCATCGAACTCCCCGTCGGACTTGAAATTGAAGGTATCCACGTCGCCGCGGATGAAAGTCAGTCCTGGCGCACGATCCAACCGGGGATCCAGTGCTGCCTTATCGACGGCGGTGACGCGGAACCCGCGGTCGAGCAGCTCCGCGGTCATCCCGCCCGGGCTCGCGCCCAGTTCCAGCCAATGGGCACCGGCCGGCAGGTCCGGCTGGTGGAGCTTCAGATAGTGCAGGGCCTCGGCGATCTTCGCCCCGGCCCGGCTGATCGCGGCAGCCTGGCGGATGAATTTCGTCCCGCCGGGGTAAAAGCCGTTCGCCTCCCGCGGACTCCGCATCCCGCAGAAAAGGCCCTCCTTCCCTACCAGGCAAAACAAGGTCGGCGCGGACGGGTCCTGCGCCTCGACCTCGGCTACCGGCAGCGAGGGGAAGAGCTGGAGCACCCGGCCGCGGAGATTGGTGGCGAGGTGCTTGTAGAAAGGATGCGGCGCCCCCGGCAGCAACGGCCCGGTGAACAGCGCCTGCGCACCACGGTCGCCGAACTTCTTGAGAATCCCCTGCGCCGCCTTTTCCACGAAGCCGTCCATCTTCTGCGGGCAACACGGCCAGCCGTGCTCCACCGGCAGATTCCAGCTCGTGAAAAGCGCCCGCTCCGACTCGGACAGCACCGCCGGGTCGGCGAGTTCCACCAAATGGTAGTCGCCACCCAGCATTTTCCGCGGCGTCGCACCGAGGCCCGCCAGGATCTGCGGCGCGAAAGGCGCAAAGACATCGGGAATGCGGATCAGCCAGGACGCGTGCGACATGCCCGTCTCCTGCGCCCAAGGGGCGAGCGATGGAAGGACAATTCGCCCTTAGCGGGCTTCTTCCGCCGGCGTTTCCACTTTCAGGTCCGAGACGGACAGCTTGCCATCGGCGTTCGGGCGCACCGTGAATCGGAGCGAAATGGATACCGAAGGGTCATCGGTTTTCGGGACCTCCGCCCACGCGGTGAGGGTCACCCGGCCTTCCTCGGTCACTGCGGGATCCGATAGCGCGACGGCGTACTTGGCCTTGAACGCGTCGGCTTTGAGCCCGTGATCCCGCTCCAGGATCCGGCGGAGCTGATCCTGCGCGACGGGCAACAGGTCCAAGGAGGCAGTGACCGCCCCTTCTGCCGAAAGTGCATAGACTCCGGCATACGCCGTGTGCCACTTCCATGACTGCATGGCCACCAGATGCTTGGCCTTCTCCGACCACGCCACGGTGCACCGCTCATGGTTGTAGGTCGCCCGCGTGCCAGGGTGCTTTCCCCGCACCAGCGCGGTCGCCCGGTCCTTCTTCAGATCGACGACGAAATTGGCGAAGCCCGGTGCCTCCGGATCCAACGAGTAGCTTCCGCCCTCCTCCTTGAAATCACTCCACGCCACCGGCTTCCCGGTGGTGAGGCCCACCGCGATGGCGAATCTTCCGTCCTTGGAAGTCGTGCCTTCCACGACTTTGCAAAACTCCGAGGCGGGAAGCTGCGTGAGATCCTTCGGGAGGATGGGGAAGTCCTCGCCGTGGCATTGGGCCGCGAGCCAGACCGCCGCCAGTCTTCCCATCATCCTAAGTTTCACGATGCAAGTCTGGCCGGGAAAGCCGCCAGATCAAGATCGCTGGACGAGGGTCTGATGCCGGCCGTTAGCGGACGTAATCGAGGGCCTTCTCGCGGGAGCTGCGGAATTCCTCGAGGGTCACCTGGCCGTCGCCATTCGCGTCGGCTTCCTTGAAGGGCGCGGCGAGGGTCTTCTTCACCCCGGCGCTGGCCCGGGCCTCCTGCAGCGTGATCTTGCCGGAGCCGCTGGTGTTGACCCTGTAGAAGCCTTCCTTGGTGCCGCCGTTGTCCACGAACTCCTTCTCGGTGATC
The genomic region above belongs to Luteolibacter arcticus and contains:
- a CDS encoding Gfo/Idh/MocA family protein; the encoded protein is MSPTPLSLSRRRVIAGSAATAVVASFPNLLLAQGQANTAKLKIGLIGCGGRGTGAAQQALSADPNVVLWALGDAFPEAVKSSLNGLKSFGAKLDVPAERQFSGLDAYQKVIESGVDVVLLGAPPGFRPQHLRAAIEAGKHVFAEKPMAVDVAGVKSVMESAKLAKQKGVSIQHGYCWRFAPGVRELYGKVNSGELGKVYSVYGTYMGSPPKPLQPGMTKPAEMADVEWQLRWWTNFEWTSGGPLLEQAVHTVDKIAWAMNDVAPIAAVANGGRAYRTDAGNVYDHYNIAFEYPGGVICHLGERQYLGCHTETVDRIYCEKGTAVAPNTPMVLGPDGKRSWMYRAPAGAEQNMYQVCHNEFFAAIRKGEIINTGEYMANSTMLGLLGRDAAHTGQRITWEQMWNASQDFAPDTLKMGDSFPVAPVPVPGKYKLA
- a CDS encoding formylglycine-generating enzyme family protein, with amino-acid sequence MKRLALLLLASQVHAKEPEVPNPQYLPVTEQIHALVAKKGDSPAAAAEMKAYTEKVPLANDGTFDLVPVPAGEFTIGSPSAEAGRKDNEGPQVKLAIDPFWIGKCEMTWDIYRAFMENGKARNKDGTLNRDSDLMTPEAPVAKDGETLVDVVSQPTPPYVPMHFSMGDGYGAGWPAIAMTHHAASKFCEWLSAQTGHYYRLPTEAEWEYACRAGTTTAYSFGDDPSQLGDYGWSMANADYTYQKVGLKKPNPWGIHDMHGNVSEWCLDAYLPDAYAKWEAGATNPWHPAVNRYPHVTRGGHYFDGGPETLRSAARVPSDPSWKAIDPQNPKSLWYLTSCQYIGLRVVRPMKVPDVKEMHRMWNTGPGPTE
- a CDS encoding NYN domain-containing protein: MSESTSVAKPLAVLIDADNASAAVIAAVLTEVATYGTASVKRIYGNWTSEQLKSWKAPLLEHSIQPIQQFSYTTGKNSTDSAMIIDAMDLLYTGRFSGFCLVTSDSDFTRLAARIREQGLMVLGFGEKKTPKPFVAACDKFIYTEVIQVASDTAGTGSEGKGKKAGADLRKDDKLVKRIRMAIDSATGEESEWASLGLVGTHLSKLMPDFDSRNYGYGKLSDLLEAIGLFELSRKDKHVQIRVKPKGR
- a CDS encoding glutaminase family protein — encoded protein: MKHQSILNPKAALLAAGALSLTLAHGQVRPKPAGENDLVPPSTPLVACDPYFSIWSPGDTLNGVETTHWTGKQQQLTSLVKIDGKAYRVMGATPAAAPALKQKSLTVLPTRTIYTFEGAGVSVSLTFLTPALPDDISLLSRPVTYLAYEFVSTDGKPHEVSVFFGASGELTVNTPDQDVTWNDASGDGLAVVRMGSKDQPVLQKAGDDQRIDWGYLYLAAPEESTAGRAFGKPNELGIAFAGNGIGYRKGDSGEADRADGVGAGLELKPFQVGNDPVSKWAMIAYDDIYAIQYNRKNLRAYWRKDGWEAKDLLAASAKEYSELRARCETFDAEVMADLEKLGGVKYAKLSALAYRQCFAAGKFVADDNGQPLQFSKENHSNGCIATSDVFYPMAPQFLLFGPSLAKSFLAPFMEYAKSDRWKFPFAPHDLGTYPHANGQVYGGGEKTEENQMPVEESGNVLLLMGAVSQMEGNAEYASLYWPRLEQWAEYLKKEGFDPANQLCTDDFAGHLAHNVNLSAKAICALGAFAKMCEMRGESEKAASYSKTAKEFAQRWIKEAKDGDHTRLAFDRPGTWSQKYNLVWDKILGLGLFPDEVLRSEMDFYKKKQNVYGLPLDNRKEYTKLDWIVWTASLTQDRSDFEALVAPAFKFLNEGPNRSPMTDWYETVSGKKVGFTARPVVGGVYLPALYHKDLWAKYAKRDVTKAKGWAPMPEYIAPVLTTIVPNGAEKDGVVWSYTTARPEGEWFGTGFDDSKWQKGAAGFGAGSPPNAKVRTRWNSSDIWVRREVNIPGNVPDNIALNVYYDEDIEVYINGVRAAAAGGFVTDFSLVPLLPEGKAALKPGKNLIAVHCLQTTGGQYLDLGIVEVKPGEKK
- a CDS encoding SAM-dependent methyltransferase, producing MSHASWLIRIPDVFAPFAPQILAGLGATPRKMLGGDYHLVELADPAVLSESERALFTSWNLPVEHGWPCCPQKMDGFVEKAAQGILKKFGDRGAQALFTGPLLPGAPHPFYKHLATNLRGRVLQLFPSLPVAEVEAQDPSAPTLFCLVGKEGLFCGMRSPREANGFYPGGTKFIRQAAAISRAGAKIAEALHYLKLHQPDLPAGAHWLELGASPGGMTAELLDRGFRVTAVDKAALDPRLDRAPGLTFIRGDVDTFNFKSDGEFDALLCDMNGDPRVSLRQVVRLSAGLKAGGLIVFTLKAAGADTPEDMLALIRAAEAYAVASGLTLIAKTHLTYNRQEFTLFFERAPGH
- a CDS encoding EF-hand domain-containing protein, producing MKLVSGLFCLAAAFSFTGCSSTSPSPTVEQSFKTADMNGDGKVSRQEYDAHLIGEMFARFDGNKDSVITEKEFVDNGGTKEGFYRVNTSGSGKITLQEARASAGVKKTLAAPFKEADANGDGQVTLEEFRSSREKALDYVR